The following is a genomic window from Halarcobacter mediterraneus.
TTCTATACTTTTACCCTTATTATGTGCTTCTTCAATTAAATCAAAGAAATCAAAAAAAAGTTTAGAAGAACTAGAATTAAAATATATGATTTCCAAATTTATAATTGTTCTTTCATCTTGGATTTCTTGAAAATATTTTTCAATCCATTCTATCATTGGTTTATAAAATTCAAATGTATTCTCAGGGTAGGATTTACCCATTAATTCAAAAACTTTACTTTCTGCATCAAATTTAATATACGGGGTATATTTGGTTTCTTCAATTATTAAACTTTCCATTAAATTGAATTCTCCTTGTTTGTATTAATTTCTGCTATAAAATGGAAATAGAATTTATCATTATTTATATTTTTAAATTCAAAATCTATTTTATCACTTTTTTTGGCAATTTCATAAAAACCAATTCCTCCACCTTTTTCATGGGTGAGTTTTCCACTTCTTCTAAGTTCTTTATATTCTTCTTTAATTTTTTCATTGGATAAGGTATTTATGTGATTTAATTTATTTTCTAATTTATTTTTATCGTCAATACTTACTATATTTTGGCTATGAATATAGTATTTTCCTTTTTCATCTTTTGTAACAATTATTAAACCTTCTGAATTAGGTTCTTTATTATTAAGGGTTTTGTTTTTTGAATAATTCATCATATTTTGAGCAAGTTCTATAAATATAGTGAAAATATTATTAGCTAAGCCCATATTTAAGTCACACTTTTGAGCTTCCTTTTCTAAAGCTTCAGTCATTGAGCTTATTAGTGATTGAGATAGGAATCCACCATAAGTTAAGAATATTATTCCATCTTCTTTTACAAGGTTTTGTATTAAGCCTATATTCATCTTTTGCCTTAGTATTTTATTACATAATAATTACTAAATAAAGCTTTAAATCATCTTTTGTATTATAATTGTGATATAATATTTCTTATATTTTATTACTTTTTAGTTAGGATGAACTTAATTTATGAGAATATTAATCTTTATATTATTAACTTTTTGTATAGGAAATACCTTAGAGATAGTTTTTGAACAGAGAAAACCCTATGTTGAAAAAACAGAGGACTCAATAAAAGGTTTAGTTGGAAAACCTATTATAAATGCTTTAAATAAGGCTCAAATAGAATATATATTAAAAGAAAAACCTTTTAAAAGACAATTATATGAAATTAAATCAAATACAAAAGAAATTTGTGCTTTAGGTTGGTTTAAAACAAAAGAAAGAGAAAAGTTTTCAAAGTATTCTACTGTTGTATATCAAGATAAACCTTTAGGAATTATTGCTTTATCTAATAAGAATTTTCTTAATCATATTCATATTGATAAACTTTTTTCTTTAAGTAACCTAAAAGTATTAGTTAAGGCTTCCTACTCTTATGGCACAATTTTAGATGAAAAATTAAAAAATCCAAAACTAAAGAAAAATGAAGTATTTTCAAGTCATGAAAAAATGCTTAATTTGATAAAAAATAAAAGAGCTGATTATATGTTTATCTCTAAAGAAGAAGCAGATGTTTTATTAAAAAATGAAAAAAAACTATCTTATTATTCTTTGGAAGGTCTTCCAACTGGAAATAAACGATATTTAATGTGTTCTAAACTTGTAGAAGACACTACTATAAAAAAAATAAATAAATTTCTAAAAGATAAAAAATGATATATAAATTTATACTAATTATTACTTTATTTGTAAACTTTCTTCAAGGAAATATAAATAAAGATATTAAAAATATTTCTGCTTTAGTTGCCCCTCATTTATATGAATTAAATAATGATTCTTTAGAAAACATTTTAGAAAACTATTTAAAAAATAATCAAAATATAAAATATTTGATTTTATATGATACATTAGTTAATAAAAAGTACCTTTCCTATTATAAAAACAAAGATAAAGTTATAAAAAATAGTTTTAACCCAAAACAATTAAACTTTAATTGTGAAAAGGTAAGTATTGATATTAGATACAAAAATGAAAAAATTGGTTCCCTTGAAATATGCAAAGAAAGTGATAATGCTCTAAATCTTACAAAAGAAGAAAAACTTTGGCTAGAAAAAAATAAAGTTATAAAAGTTCATAATGAATATGATTGGGCTCCTTTTAATTTTAATGAACATAAAACAGCAAAAGGTTATTCAATAGATTATATAAAACTTTTAGCAAAATCTTTAGGTTTAGAAATTAAATTTGTTACTGGAACTTGGAACGAATCTTTACAAAAAGCATATAATAAAGAAATTGATGTAATGCTAAATATTGCAAAAACCAAGCAAAGACAAAAGCATTTATCTTATGTAGGTATTTATGCAAGAAACATAACTTCAATTTTAACAAAAAAAACTAGAGATGATATTTCAAATATTGATTCTTTACTTGGCAAAAAAGTTTCTGTTGTTGAAGGCTTTATTTATGAGAAGTTTTTAGAAGAAAACTATCCAAAAATAGAAATTATAAAATATAAAAATACCTTAGATAGTATTAAAGCTGTAATATATGATGAAGTTGATGCAACATTAGGTAAAACAGCAAGTTTAAATTATATAATGAATGAAAATGTTATAAAGGGATTAAAATATACAGCAGATGTTAAAGTAAATGATCCAGAAATGGAGAATTTATATATTGCAGTAAGAAATGATAAACCAATATTAGGCTCTTTACTGAAAAAAGCTATGCAAAAAGTATCTATTGAAGAAATGGATAAATTAAAATTAAAATGGTTTAACCAAAAAAGAAGAGTTCAGTTTACAAAAGAAGAGTATAAATGGTTAGATAAAAAAAGAGTTATACGATATAGTGAAGTTAATTGGAAACCTTTAGCTATTATAGAAAAAAACTCTATGACAGGTATTATTGGAGATTATTTAAATATTGTTGCTGAAGCTACAGGTATTGAATTTGAATTTGTTCCTTCAAATTCCTGGCCAGAGGTTTTAGAAAAGTTCAAAAATAAAGAAATTGATTTAGTACCAGGTATAGGAGATACAAAAGAGGAAACTTCCTTAGGAGCAGTTTCAAAAAAATATGCTACTTTTCCTATGGTTATAATAAGTAACGAGAGTGTAAATTATATTGACTCTTTAGATGATATAAAAAATAAAGTTTTATCTATCCCAAAATTTTATACAAGTTATAATTATATAAAAGAGATATATCCAAATATAAAAATAATTGAAACAGAAAATATTTTTGATGCTTTGTTAAATGTATCCAATAAAGACGCAGATATTTTTTTAGGACATTTAGCTCCAACTATTTATTATATGACAAAAATAGGAAAAGATAATCTTAAAATTGTAGGAAATTCAGGAGTTAATTTTAAACATCATTTTTTAATCAACCCTGAATTACCTGAACTTCTATCTATTACAAATAAAGTCTTTGATTCTTTAACTCAAAAAGAAAGAGATAAAATCTATAATGGTTGGATTGATGTTAAAGTGAAGCAAAATTTAGGTTTTTCTCTTAAAAAAATACTATCATATCTTCTACCATTATTATTTATTATTCTTTTAATTATACTAATAATAATTTACTGGAATAGAAAGCTAAAAATTTTAGTTGATAAAAAAACAGCTGATATTTTTAGTAAAAAGCAAGAACTACAATCTTTAGTGGATTCTTTTGATAGAAATGTGATTTTTGTACAAACTGATTTAAATGGAATTATAACTCATCCAAGTAAAGCTTTTTGTGAAATTTCAAAATATTCAGAATCTGAACTAAAAGGAAAAGGAAGTAACATTGTTCGACATCCTGATTCAGATGAAAACTTATTTAAAGAATTATGGCAAACAATAAAAGCCCAAAAACGTTGGTCTGGGGAAATAAAAAATATGGCAAAAGATGGTACAACTTATTGGTTGTATTCAAAAATTGAACCTGCATATAATAAAAGCTTAGAGTTTATTGGTTTTAAAGCAATTAGTCAAGATATAACAAATAGAAAGATTGTTGAAAGCCTAAGTAAAAACTTAGAAAAGAAAGTTGAAGAGCGAACTTTTGATTTACAAAAGGCAAAAAATGAAATAGAATTAATGCATCAAAATACTAAAGATAGTATAGAGTATGCTTCTTTAATTCAAAGTTCTCTTATTCCTTCAAATGAATTATTTGAAAAACATTTTTCTGATAGTTTTCAACTTTGGGAACCTAAAGATATAGTGGGTGGAGATATTTACTTATTTGAAGAACTTAATGATAATGAATGTATTTTAATGCTAATAGATTGTACTGGTCATGGAGTTTCTGGTGCTTTTGTTACAATGTTAGTAAAAGCAATAGAAAGACAAATTATAGCTTTTATTAAAAATAATAATGAAAAAGTAAGTCCTGCAAAAATATTGTCTATTTTTAATAAGAGTATGAAACACTTATTAAAACAAGAAACTGCTGATTCTATTTCTAATGTAGGTTTTGATGGCAGTATAATTTATTATAATAAAAAAGAAAAAATTATTAAATTTTCAGGGGCTGAGCTACCTTTAATTTTTACTTATAATAAAAAAGTAAATATAATAAAAGGAAATAGACATTCAGTAGGTTATAAAAAGAGTCAAGCCTCTTATACCTTTGATGAACATGAAGTTGAAGTTCAAAAGGGAATGACTTTTTATCTAGCAAGTGATGGTTATTGGGATCAAAATGGTGGTAAAAAAGGCTTTCCTTTTGGAAAAAGAAGTTTTCTTAAATTATTAGAAAAGTATTCTTTATATCCTTTATCTAAACAGAAAGAACTTTTAACGAATGATTTATTTTTATATCAAAATAAAAATGAAAGAAACGATGATATTACTATTATAGGATTTAAAATATGAATGAAGATGAAATAAAAACACAATATGTAGGAAAGTTTTTGGAAAATGACTATAATAAGTTTAAAGATGGTTTATTAGAATTATTAGAAGATTATAAAAGAAAAAGCCAAAGATTAGATAAGATTATAAAACAAAGTGACAAAATGCAGTTAAGGCTCATAAATGCAAATGAAGAACTTGCAGAATATAAAAACAATTTAGAAAAAAAAGTAGAAGAAGAAATATTAAAAAGAAAAGAAAAAGAAAAAATTATTTTAGAACAATCTAAATTTGCTGCTATGGGTGAAATGATTGATGCAATAGCACACCAATGGACTCAACCTTTAAGTATTCTAAGTCTTTATTCTAATTCTTTAGAATTTGATTACAAAGAAGGAATTGTTAATGAAGCTTATATTGATGATTTTCAAAAAAAAGTAAATGCTACTATTGAGCATATGAACTGTACACTTACA
Proteins encoded in this region:
- a CDS encoding DUF1987 domain-containing protein; translated protein: MESLIIEETKYTPYIKFDAESKVFELMGKSYPENTFEFYKPMIEWIEKYFQEIQDERTIINLEIIYFNSSSSKLFFDFFDLIEEAHNKGKSIEINWIYDKENESALEAGEDFKEDFEGLEFNLVEK
- a CDS encoding SiaB family protein kinase, whose translation is MNIGLIQNLVKEDGIIFLTYGGFLSQSLISSMTEALEKEAQKCDLNMGLANNIFTIFIELAQNMMNYSKNKTLNNKEPNSEGLIIVTKDEKGKYYIHSQNIVSIDDKNKLENKLNHINTLSNEKIKEEYKELRRSGKLTHEKGGGIGFYEIAKKSDKIDFEFKNINNDKFYFHFIAEINTNKENSI
- a CDS encoding type 2 periplasmic-binding domain-containing protein: MRILIFILLTFCIGNTLEIVFEQRKPYVEKTEDSIKGLVGKPIINALNKAQIEYILKEKPFKRQLYEIKSNTKEICALGWFKTKEREKFSKYSTVVYQDKPLGIIALSNKNFLNHIHIDKLFSLSNLKVLVKASYSYGTILDEKLKNPKLKKNEVFSSHEKMLNLIKNKRADYMFISKEEADVLLKNEKKLSYYSLEGLPTGNKRYLMCSKLVEDTTIKKINKFLKDKK
- a CDS encoding transporter substrate-binding domain-containing protein: MIYKFILIITLFVNFLQGNINKDIKNISALVAPHLYELNNDSLENILENYLKNNQNIKYLILYDTLVNKKYLSYYKNKDKVIKNSFNPKQLNFNCEKVSIDIRYKNEKIGSLEICKESDNALNLTKEEKLWLEKNKVIKVHNEYDWAPFNFNEHKTAKGYSIDYIKLLAKSLGLEIKFVTGTWNESLQKAYNKEIDVMLNIAKTKQRQKHLSYVGIYARNITSILTKKTRDDISNIDSLLGKKVSVVEGFIYEKFLEENYPKIEIIKYKNTLDSIKAVIYDEVDATLGKTASLNYIMNENVIKGLKYTADVKVNDPEMENLYIAVRNDKPILGSLLKKAMQKVSIEEMDKLKLKWFNQKRRVQFTKEEYKWLDKKRVIRYSEVNWKPLAIIEKNSMTGIIGDYLNIVAEATGIEFEFVPSNSWPEVLEKFKNKEIDLVPGIGDTKEETSLGAVSKKYATFPMVIISNESVNYIDSLDDIKNKVLSIPKFYTSYNYIKEIYPNIKIIETENIFDALLNVSNKDADIFLGHLAPTIYYMTKIGKDNLKIVGNSGVNFKHHFLINPELPELLSITNKVFDSLTQKERDKIYNGWIDVKVKQNLGFSLKKILSYLLPLLFIILLIILIIIYWNRKLKILVDKKTADIFSKKQELQSLVDSFDRNVIFVQTDLNGIITHPSKAFCEISKYSESELKGKGSNIVRHPDSDENLFKELWQTIKAQKRWSGEIKNMAKDGTTYWLYSKIEPAYNKSLEFIGFKAISQDITNRKIVESLSKNLEKKVEERTFDLQKAKNEIELMHQNTKDSIEYASLIQSSLIPSNELFEKHFSDSFQLWEPKDIVGGDIYLFEELNDNECILMLIDCTGHGVSGAFVTMLVKAIERQIIAFIKNNNEKVSPAKILSIFNKSMKHLLKQETADSISNVGFDGSIIYYNKKEKIIKFSGAELPLIFTYNKKVNIIKGNRHSVGYKKSQASYTFDEHEVEVQKGMTFYLASDGYWDQNGGKKGFPFGKRSFLKLLEKYSLYPLSKQKELLTNDLFLYQNKNERNDDITIIGFKI